From Triticum aestivum cultivar Chinese Spring chromosome 7B, IWGSC CS RefSeq v2.1, whole genome shotgun sequence:
ggttttatttcttttagtaatggGAAAAATCctgaacttcctgagttacacaACCTGAGCTTCCCTCTATAGGAatccgaccttcgggctatcttcgcaatcaTGTCTCCCGACGCGAATTATTCTGGCAGTCGTATTCTGTGTGATATAAGTGTAATTTGGAAatggtttttagcaactaaatgcctgttttaaataggaatcttgcTCATTGGCGGATTTGCTCTTGGCTCGTGACGAGCGTGTgatgagaataatattctgataACTACATAACCTGCTGCATCGGTAGCACTTGAACTTCCccaagtgctaggttgaacttccgcaaatattgcccaaatggggcttgcgatataccattggaaagctatggacaaaagtatcatgacccaagttaaatttttggcaaaatgtacacggtttaagagcagttttaaaagtGTTTTTCTTTATACAAAAAAAGTGAATCGTATTTTCGAGTCTATTTCTAAACTGTTTATCGCAATGAGGCAaatgagatggcgttggaaagGTGCTGCAAATCCGCTCTGTCCCCATGTAGAAACTTTTTCCAAATACTCAACGGTTAAATAGGAATTCTTTTTAGCGGATCCTTACCATATTCGGCGCCCTAAGGTGCATGGTGGCGACACGGGAAAGCTTATGTATAGAAAACCGAGTTATTTGAATTTTGAACTACTCTATAAttataaattgaacttcttggtttattctttTCTCACGGGAGAAATCTGAATTTTGTAAAAAACATCAAACCACTCTACTATTATAAATTGAACTTGTTGGGTTTATTGTTTTAGtaatgaggaaaatctgagttttttatatatacattgaactactccgttattttagtttgaacttcttggttttattcctTTAATAATGTGAAAAATCTAATGTTTTAATATACATCAAACTATTATattatttcaaattgaacttcatagtttttaTTTTGCTAGGATTATTTTAATGAACTTCCAACTATTGTGGTATTTAAACCTgaatgttttattttattttttagaaacAAATAAATTTTGTTCTTTTTTAATAAACTTTAGACTTCTCTATTTTCATAATTTAAACTTCACAGATTTTTTTTGTATGTTCGCCTCTTTATTTTTGGATACCCAATGTGTGTGTTTTGCCATAAGCAAACATATGGAACTATCCGCGGCAGAGAATATGAACTTCGCATCAACCTTTTTTTTGTCTTCAAGAAATGCGTGCTTGTTTTTTGCTTTTAATATTTAACTTCTACGCTCTATTTTTAACTTCTATGCTCTATCTTTTTTGTAGCAGTTTCATGAAGGAGAAGGAAAGCAACAACATAATGTGCCTTAGAGAGCAACTAATTTGGGAAACCAGCCATGATACATTTTTTATTGTAAAGAACAGGAACAATTTTTCCATTATTTTAACTTGAACTTCTCCATtttattcacacacacacacaaatacaaGATTTTTTTTTCCATTATTTTAACTTGAACTTCTCCATTTTATTCACACACACAAATGCCGCGGCTGCCACCTGCAACGCCAGTACACTTTTAATAAAGAATTACTAAAGTAGCTTTCATAAACATTGAAcctctattttatttaaatttgaacttctatacAAATGAATAATGGATCTCTCTATCCATCACCATTTAGTACATGATGGAACCTGTCGGGAACTAACACAAACACATACTGTGCACACGCCATGGGCATCCAGTGATAATTTATGCATCAAATACAACATCAAAAAAGAAGAAAATGCATCAGGGTCATAAAATTGAAGCTCCAGGAGACATCACGACCAACTGCACAACATTATAGATCTCCACAGGGGCGCAACTTTCTTCTGGATTGCAAGTCATTTAATGCTAGTTATCAAGCACCGGTGGCCATGGGCATCCAGTGATAATTATGCAGTGCCGATGGTAGGAGTCAACTCGGCTGGCTGGATCGCAAGGCGTTCTCCTTCTCTGTATTAAGACTGCGACTTCTTTGATTGTTGCATATTTCCTTCTTCAAATTTCATCTTGAACTTCTGCTTTTTGTTTTTCCGCTGCAACCTGAAACAAAGGGAAATTTTTTGAACGTTTTTAGCATTGCCCTCTATATATGTTTTTGGCTCTGAATTTTTGTAACTCCGTAATGCAAATTTATATGTTCTTTTTTACTCTGGAGGTGGGTACGTTTAACTATTGTTTTTATTCTCCAAACATACATCTTGTGGAGTCAGAACATATATATTTTATATCATTGAACTTCTAGATTTTTCAAATGAAATCAGCACACAAGTTGGGGCAAATATAGTGGGAAATCATAGACCCAAATTTCTCTTTTTTCTTGGTTGGTAATATCTTACTTTAACATAGTACAACCTTGCTGAGATTACATCTTTGCAGATCCGAAAAAATTACAGTACCAAACTTTTGAACATTACAGAGAGCAAAAATACCAACCTTTTAAAACATCTAGAACTACAGAAGCAAAGAGGCAAGAGAATAGACAAGGAGAAGAAGATGGTGTGGTTGGTCGGGTGTACAACCTGCAGGGGAACCGGCTGTGGGTGGTGGAGCTCGAGCTCCCTCGGCATGGCCCTGCCTCTATGCCCACATCCAGTGGGCGGCTGGACGTGGTTGCACGCATCGGCAACAGACAATGGTGGGGGGTGGTTGCTGCAGCGTCGGCCGTATGTGGTGGACCTCGGCGGCAGCGACAGACGCGACAAGCTGCAGTCGATACCTCCAGGTGAAGTGTTTGTGCAAATCACTGAATAATAAGTTTTGTTAGCTAGCACAACAGTGCAAGAATACGAACATATATTTTCTCTGTAGAGCTAACGTAAACTATGTAACCCAGATTGTCTCTCTCTCGCCTATTTCATGTTGTTTAACGTGGTTGGGTCATTCAGTCCGGGGCGCCTAGCTAGCTAACTTGCTTGAGCTCATCTTGATCTTTTAATAAGATCGCCGCCTGAAATAAGACACCACCATTGATGACAATTTGTGACTGCATGTATAGTTGTAATCCCAACTGTTTGTAGAAGGCCAAGTATTCACAGTAAGGTTCAAGCTTTTCAGCCATACGTACCTGCAGGTCGAGACCTCCTCCAGCTGCAGTTCGAGACCTCCCCTAGCTGCAGGTTGGCCGGAGAGAGGATGTTGGCGGTGCAGCGGATGACCGCGCGAACATCGATGGAGGAGCATGTCCAACTGCAGGAAGGCAGAGCTGTCGCTGGCTCTGTGAAAGAAGGTCGGAGCGACATTTTTGAGGGAGGGATGTAGGATGCGGGACCTGAGCCTCAACGGTGCTGGGGGGATGAGCCACGAGCGGTGGACAGCGCCGTCGCCAACCGGCGAGGCCGGGATCATGTGGTAGAAGGGGTTGGGGGCCGCGCCTGGATTTGGGAGTAGGGGATGCACCACCGCTGCACAGAAGAAGGCCAGCTGACGGTGGTTGCTGGTGGAACGCACGGAGGGAGGACCGCCGCTGCGGTTGAAGCAGGGGGAAGCGGCCTCCATGGTTGAAGCAGAGGAGATGCCGCCGCCATAGTTGGATCCTGGTGGGGGACGGCGGAGGCATGAGATCCTGGTCGGGGGCGGCGCGCGTCACCGGCAGCAGGTAGTTGCGGGAGGGCGACGACCTCTGGGGTGGGCAGGTGGAAAACGTGGGGGTCGGGGTGGCTGGCGGCGGGAGGCGCGATGGGGTCCCGGGGGAGGCGGCCGGGCTAGAGATGGCGAGGAAGGTGGGGATCCGGTGGGGATGGGTTGGTGGGGATCGTGAGGGAGTGGTCGGGGGTGGGTGGACCGGTTCGGTAGTTCGGGAGGATCCCGTCAGCGCCTATATAAGGTGCATCacgatccaaatagttattctaattcCGTGATTAGAataatgctatatatatatatatatatatctactcctaatgtctgagttggtaggattgcgtccacggtttactttcgtctggtttattttcgtccggtttattttcgtctcacaTCCCACCACCATATCTCATCAAGTTGTTTTTTTACCTTCACAATAAAAACTTTCCTAACATTTCCAAAGTTTCCTAACTAGACACGTTATAAACGGGAAGGAACTGATAGCACGTTACCAATCAATAAAATTTAGTTTTATGACAATCAATTCCAAATCTTAATTTTCCTAATGCATCGACCTTTGCCTTTTCTAAGTGGTTGTTTGCATAAGGAGAGTTAGCCACGggtatatctctactcctaatgaaggaGTTGTTGTTTGGTTTCGCTTCGCTTCATTACCTTGGCCAACACATTCCCAACAGATTCAAAAATCACAAATCAGAATTCAACCTTTTCATGTACAACACATTCCCCTCGATCTGTTTCCTACGTCGATCGACAAGGACGCCCCAGCCGCCTTCGCGGCCCTCTTCGCCACCGTTGAGATCAGagacgagccgccgccgccgccgtcgcggatTTCTAGTGATGCCCCGCAGAGCGGCCCACACCCTCGCCAATCAATGGCATCAATCACGTATCAATCGTGCATCAATCGCACATTGAACAGGAGGACCTCGCCTCACCGGTCGTCCGCCATCGGAGCCCATCTCCTTCTCCGTCCTCGTGCTTGTGCATCCGCCGCAGCCGTCACCCGGATCGCGTCTCACGCTGTCGCCGTCTTCCACCATACTGAAGTGGCTGCCGCCAACAGGACACCTCCACCCCGCCCCGCCCCATCTTGCAGCACCCGAATCAATGCATGCAGACGTACGAGAGACGCAGCCACTCAGGGCATGCAGATGTACTGAACTCTAGACCTGATCGATCAGTGCATGCAGGCGTACTGAAACCGGGACAAGCAAGCCTCTGCTTGCAAGGTAGCAGCAGCACTGGGATATACATACTATACTAATATGCATACAGCAAAGTACTGCGATTTGCCCCAGTAGATTAGTTCCATTTTAGTTTTAGTTATAAACCATTTAGTATAGTACGTGAAGTCGGCCCTCCAATTAGTACAGAAGTATTTTCTTTATCTGCTGGTGAAGGTAGCTGCTGTCGTTTCCAAACAGACTCAAGGTAATTGCTATTGGGTTCTATCGATTTAGAATTAACATGGCACAGATGTATAGCTAACATTTTTTGGATGGCTACAAGTACATTTTTCTTAATTGTAAACCATGATGTATTTTCTTTCGGTAACTCGAATCACTGACCTACAGCATGATAGCCCATATATTTGTGCGGAAATGTTGGAGATGGCCCGTTTAAAATGATGTTTTAGAAATTTTTTCAGTAAAAATCAGGGTGCCAGCAGCGTGATGTTTGTATAATATTTCAGGAGAAGTGGATCTTTTTGGGCAGTTATAGCCTCCAACTTTCTGAATGAGTATCAAAAAGAATGCTATGAGGTAATGCAAGCACTTATATTCAACATATGGGCTACTCTAGGTTGCATGCTAAATTATGATTAGAAGTATCTCTATTTTTCAATCTAAGGCGTCTGAACTTTTTACTACTGTTCTTTTACATTCGAGTAACATTGCTTCCTAATTTCACTTGATTTGCATTGGACGACTCCCAGAGCTAGGAGCTCAACGAGCACAGGGGATCTGTTCTGAGCTCCTCCCTATCTGTTCTCATGTTTATTGTATCAACACATTCATTAAATGGGTGTACTGTAGTTCATATCTTATTTGCAAGTTGTGCAAAGCTGATGCTATTTGATCGTCTCAGTTAGATGAAAAATCAGGCAAGGTCTAAGGAAAGAAGAATTGAGGATCGGGAAGCATAGGAGCAGATTCTCGCGATATGTTACTGCGTCATCTTAGCCGATAACAAATGGAGAAGAAACAGAAAAGAAGTGGAGGATGAATATTGGACCAAGAATTTAATGAGGTCATGTGATTCTTTTGTCTTCACTTTGAGGTAAACTTCTACCTACTCCTGAGATCAGTGAATGATGTGTGGATTGAAGAATTAGTTTCTGGCTAATGGAACTACTAACTAGAATCTGAATATAAATGTTTAAAATCAAAACTGGGTTTAAACAATTGAGACTTTGATCTAGCAGTAAAAGCAAAGTTGTAGAGCATATGAAGGAGGTGGAAGTATGTAATACTGAAAGCTGATTTTTTATGCATGATTAGTTTTAAGAAATACTTTTATGCATGTTATTGATACCTGCATCTCCCTTGATCTTCTTGTAGTAGAAACAAATTAGTTGGTTGGTTACCCTATAATTTAGTGCTAATTACTCTCCACCCATCTCGTCACATTCTATTCACCTTGGATTTAGATCAAGGTTCAGATCCTGGCGCATTTTTCTCGGTGAAAACAGATTGCACAATTGCAGAtgcagagggggagagaggaaaaGGATTTCATGTCTCAGCCAAGCAGGAGTCGTTCATCTCCATGCAGCAGGAGCAACGCGCGTGCAAATGCGAGCCCACAGTAAGCCGCCATTGCCTTTCTCTTAGCCCAATCGCCCTCTCTGCACATATTTTGTATGTGTGTCCTTGCAAAACGATCCATATCCCGCATAAGTGGGATACTTTGCTCAGCTTGCTCCACTATTGAAGTACTTTGTTGTAAACACGTTTCTACATAATAATTGTTAATACCTTAACTTTGATGTGAAGGTTTGCATTATTGTTGTCGGACCTGAATTACATCAAAGACTTCAACAAGGGATGTTTTCCCTTTCACGTGATTGTCTTGCTGCCTTCCTCCTGCCTTTCAGTTCCATGCATGTACGCAGCTCCAAGATCCAGAGGCGTGCGATTGTCACGGCAAACGCGAGTAGCAAGGATGACAaggcggaggagggagggagagtgtTCAACCCATCCAGGTTGCGACCAACCAATCTCCGTTAATATCATTCATGTTGGTGCTGCCACTCTCCACGGAGGTGCCGGTCGGCCGGCACATACGTCAGTACGTCATCTATCTCAGATTCTCAGTCACAGCTATGATAATTGGAATATATTCATCTCCAGCTACAGGCCCATATTTTTTTGGTTCATGGAAAGAATTTTATAATTTTATCCTGTAGTTTCATGCTCCACATTTTGATAAAATTGACAAATGTCAGATTTGATTCGTTGTTAGGTTCATGAATGCCAGGCACTGCTCTTTTTTGTGAGGACTGTGGTCAGCAGCGCTGCTTACCACGTTGATGATTGTAGAAGCAACACCCAAAAGGAGTGACATCACAAAGACGGAGGACGACATCGAGCTGAGGTGAGCCATTGCCAATTTGCCATGATACACAAGAATGGAAGTGATTTGTTTCTAATTCTGGCACAAAAACTAATAGAAGTCATGTATTATGGTTTTTAATGCTTGTGTATTTTTCTGTGATCTTTAGAAGAATTGTACCCTGAGAAAATTTGAGAAATCAATTGTATGTAACTTTGGAAATTAAGTATGTTGGTAGCATTCTGATGTTAATATACTAGGTGACACCCCGCACGTTGATGATTGTATGTAACTTTGGAAATTAAGTAGTGGGGGTGGGCCTTTTCGCATGCATGTTATGTGATGATGCGGCATGCTTGCATGTTAAGAAAAATAGTTAGAGGGGGTAGCTATTTAAATATAGAAGATTCCAGGGATCATACAACATGTGAAAAGTCATTAATAGCAACATATTTAGTATGACCTTGTTAAAGTGATGGTCTACGTGACAGCTTTCAATAAAGCACTAAGCCTCAATTGAACTGACAATATCTTGAGAAAGAGAAAGGTTATATGCTACAAAGGTTGTTTAAAATGTCGATTTGTTGGATAAACAAACTATGGTATATACATCCTTGGTGAACTTAGTTATGTATATGTACATTTGTGAGTGTTGACTAATGTCGCCATGTTGTGGATTTGGTGTTGACTTGCCTAATTTCTGTAGTATTATATGGTTCGTGCAGGCAAATATTTAAGGTAAGGGCGGTGGCTCTATTATATTGGAGTGTAAATTATTTGAGTAATGTATATTTATATATCTGTTGCCCCTGCTCCTCTTGTAGCAACACGAGCCACATTGAAGCCTGTGGCCAAGAAAGTTCTTATCAAGTCCGCCGCTCGCCTTGAGCAGCGCACGAAGAACGCTACCGACTTCGATGAGCATAGATGTCGTTAGAGGATGTTGTCGGTGGCTCTGCCCTCAAGATCTGTAGGAAGGTCATCAACAAGCTCACCTCTATGCTCAACCATTGCCTCAAGGTGAGAAACCTGATTCATACGACATCTATGTCATTTAATTTGTACTCATGGGTTCTATATCACCTCAGCTGATTTCAGTGCCTTGAGCTTTTCTTGCATTTGTGAATGGTGTAACATCTGCGGGATGATATCAACAAGTTCAACGTCAAAAATGAGCTCAACATTGTAGAGCGTTTACTACATCATGGTCATATACAAGTATTAGATGGCATCATATGTAACTACAACCTTCCTCTTCAGCATGTCTTTTATTTTGCGGGTATCATGTCTTTTATTTGGCAGGTAGCATTTATGTTGAAGACGATTCTTTAATCCTTTCTGAGGTGAAATACAAGCATGTAGCCTACCTCCCTTAATTATTGTATGATGGAGTTTTTGTTGATACAGAGCAATATTCATGTGAGGCCTCACTAATGTAAACTAAAGAAAAACTATTTAGTAGGCATATTTCATTTCTTAATGGGCGAGTATTTTACAAGTCACGATGCTTAGTTTATGTCTGACCATACTGTGAACACATAATAGCATTGAGTAGCGGGGTGAGGTGGTGGGCGCAGTCGCAGGCGCATGGCAGAGAGAGGCAGAGATGGGATTGGATGTGATGGCTGATATTGCTGATGCAGTTGCTGTCCATTTTGAGATGAAGAAGCGTTGTTAATGTCATTTTATAAAATATAGAAAATTTGGATATATCAGTTAAAATAAAAAATAGGGTGATGCTGAGTACAAAAAAATTTAGCGGGGAATCTTTATGGAGTCCTATATTCTTCTCGTATCCCCCAACTCTACCCATGCAACACGCTAGACATCCATGTCTATCCCCTCTGGCGGCTACAAGGAGTAAGAGAGAGTGAGATGAAGGGTGAGCGGAGGAAGGGAGAGATGGAAATATATAGAGAGAGGAAGAGCGCAGAGAGGGGAGGTTTACATGACATTGTTGTTGAGttactcaaatatatatatatatatatatatatatatatatatatatatatatatatatatatatgcattatagcccgtagcaacgcacgggcgttctactagtatatatatatatatgagcacatacacacatgcatgtatatgcATGAATCCCttccatcgagtcgaagtggctagtacaatgacgCGTCATGAACTGATGCCGCTCTGTGTGGGGAGAGTGTACGATTTTCGACGCACGTGCCACATCAAtattgtga
This genomic window contains:
- the LOC123159937 gene encoding uncharacterized protein isoform X2; the encoded protein is MEAASPCFNRSGGPPSVRSTSNHRQLAFFCAAVVHPLLPNPGAAPNPFYHMIPASPVGDGAVHRSWLIPPAPLRLSWTCSSIDVRAVIRCTANILSPANLQLGEVSNCSWRRSRPAVICTNTSPGGIDCSLSRLSLPPRSTTYGRRCSNHPPPLSVADACNHVQPPTGCGHRGRAMPRELELHHPQPVPLQVAAEKQKAEVQDEI
- the LOC123159937 gene encoding uncharacterized protein isoform X1 — protein: MEAASPCFNRSGGPPSVRSTSNHRQLAFFCAAVVHPLLPNPGAAPNPFYHMIPASPVGDGAVHRSWLIPPAPLRLSWTCSSIDVRAVIRCTANILSPANLQLGEVSNCSWRRSRPAVICTNTSPGGIDCSLSRLSLPPRSTTYGRRCSNHPPPLSVADACNHVQPPTGCGHRGRAMPRELELHHPQPVPLQVVHPTNHTIFFSLSILLPLCFCSSRCFKRLVFLLSVMFKSLVL
- the LOC123159937 gene encoding uncharacterized protein isoform X3, coding for MEAASPCFNRSGGPPSVRSTSNHRQLAFFCAAVVHPLLPNPGAAPNPFYHMIPASPVGDGAVHRSWLIPPAPLRLRSRILHPSLKNVAPTFFHRASDSSAFLQLDMLLHRCSRGHPLHRQHPLSGQPAARGGLELQLEEVSTCRLQRKNKKQKFKMKFEEGNMQQSKKSQS